The nucleotide sequence TTGAGTGTCGGTTCCCTGTGATTGTGTGTTCTCTCGTCCAGTTGCGTGCTACTGCACGGTTGCAGGTTGCATTTTCAGACATGTGTTCTATAATAAAATCTGCTCTTTTTGGCAGTCCCTACTATCCATTACATCCGAGTCTCTGTGGGTTTAGGTTCTGCGAGAAGTACTCGGAAGGATTTGCTCCGGCATTATTTCATTCCTTGTGAAATTTATGCATATCCTTTAAGTTAAATCTAGAATGACACCAAAGTGAATGTATTGATTTAAAGTATCTGTAGCAAGGTAACAATAGTTTTTATTATCAACTGTGATAAATGTTGTTATGGTACACTAGTCATTaccaatttattaataattttttttttctgttgcagcTCTTCTTGATAGATTTTGGATTGGCAAAGAAGTTCAGGGACACGCGCACACGGCAGCACATTGTTTACAGAGAGGACAAGAACTTGACTGGCACAGCACGATACGCTTCGATAAATGCACATTTGGGAATTGAACAGAGGTAAACCCTTGCATATAGAGTATTTAGATGTAGTTATTAccttaataactttttaatattatttattagcaCTCATTTTCTTTTCTGTGTATTATCTGTCAGTGAATCCATATGTTATTTCTTTGTATTATTTGCAatgcaaagtatttttttgtcgTTGTTTCAGCCGCAGAGATGACATGGAATCGCTGGGCTACGTCCTGATGTACTTCAACCGAGGGAGTTTGCCATGGCAAGGACTGAAGGTGCGGTAACACCTTCCATTTATGTTTGAATTTAACTTTGTCATTGCTGAGCTTTCCGTCCGCTCGTGTGTAGTTGGACCCATCGAAACGTGCAGATGAGGCAGTGTGTGGTTCGAGCACTGAGCAGGGCTTAAAGGGGCCGGCTCAAATGTGTCATTCCCAGCCAGCCCCAAGAACTGACTAGTGTGGTGGGACAAGTGAGAAGCAGTGGTGGAACAGGGAATTTTGAAATTCTGTAAAcaacaaaatcaaacaaaatccaaaaaaattttggCGTTACATAAAAATCATGAAAGAAGGATACAATCAGCCATTCTCTCTCAAGGTCAATGATACTGTCACTAATGACACATTTTGTATTGCAAACAGTTTTGCGAACTATTTTTCTAGCGTATATGTAACTCCAGCCAATAACAGCACTCCTTTGATATCTGATAATACTGCTTGCTCCATTCCTATGTCCACTATTACTGAGAGTCTTGTACTTTGGGGGATCAAATCCTTGAAATCTACTATGTCAACAGGTCCAGATGGTATtcctaatttaataataaaagtatgCTCTCTGGTTCTTGTTCCTATCCTTCAGTTTATATTCAATAGCAGTATTAAAAACAGCATCTACCCCAATATATGGAAAACTGCCAAGGTCATTCCTATACATAAAAAAGGTAGTAAATTTAATGTcacaaattataggcctatttcgcttttaaatggatttgctaaagtttttgataaaataatatttaaggacCTTGATTtcaatttcaaaaataaactatCTGATTGTCAACATGGTTTCAGAATTGGCAAATCTACTACTACCAATCTGATAACTTTCATAAATCCAATTTATTCTGAAGTGATAACCCGAGGCCAAGTGGATGCTTGCTATTTTGATTTAGCAAAGGCTTTTGATACAGTAAACCATCAGATATTACTTAGCAAATTATCCATTATGGGATTGAGCGACAAATATATCAAATGGTTTAGCAGCTATTTAAAAGATAGGAAATACTTTGTttctattaataaaactaaatctgaTTTACATATGGCAAACTCtggagttcctcaaggtggtaccctttctccccttcttttcaacatttttattgatgatataaccaaagcactaaattattctgttggtctgttatttgcagatgacctaaaaatatatagaaaaattacttcattaaatGACTGTCACTTACTTCAACATGACATTTCTTCTGTTGTTGCATGGTGTAAGACTAATCTCGTTAAacttaactacagtaaaaccaccacaataaccttctcaagaaaatatcatcctattgtatttgaatataaactagacaatcgtactattgcaaaatcaaactgtgtcagagacttaggtattttgctagattcaaaattattctttcacaatcatattgaaacacttagatcaaatgctaataaaatgttagcgttgattaaatatatcacatgcatctaatttagattcaacacttagtctttatatatccttggtgagatctaaatttgaatatggttctttgatttggaataacattaataaatcagatagtgacaaattggataaaatacaattcaaactgatcaaaattataaacctaaaaagtaACATTAATCTAAATGTAGATTTACACTCCCTTCTTGGTTCCTTACCATTAAGAAGAGAAgtattagatgcattatttgtacacaatagttacaaaaataaaattaattgtaactattttcttcacaacactggaattagaatacctactttcaatagtcgtaatcaatctttaatttgtacgttaaataaaactaatgatctattaaacagaataactaaaaattacaataaatatgcaaggttatttcctgaatttgatagcaaaattaaatttaaaaaaatacaactattcctaacttaattttttttttctctcttgtggtgaataatcatattgtttcaagttagtttttttttttgtgttattcttattttctacattataaaatttacaaataaattatttactaattattaaatgttgcatgttgtgtgtatcattttgttttgttttgttttgttgtcttgtattttgtattgttttgttctgtctgtatgtatatgtgttgtttgtatcgtgcctaccacccaaggccataagctataggtaggcatgcaacaaatattaaataaataaataaataaaattatggaaTAGTCTGgactatatataaaatattacttcaGGAAATGGAAATGTCATGGTTATAAAATGGATCTCATCATTTATTGCTAACCTATTAAGTGTCAGTGTTGCAATAATTGGTGTGCCAAGgtctgtgttgtttttttttttttttttgcacatgagACTGGATTCATCTGTGATCATGCTTCTGAGTGCGTTTTAGGAAACATTGTGCATAGTCCCAGGCTTTTTATACCATGTTAACTGTTTTGTCACTACATTGAAGAATCCATAAGCACATTGTGACTAGGCCTGTGccaatactagttttttgatgcaaagcgattataaaattgaatgtttaaaatcaaATTGTGATATTTTTTCTCTGTATGACTGTATTAAACTTATTCTATAAAGTACTGGAATAAggtagaaaataataatttaacatttgtaatgtttgttcTCATTAATAAACAATCAGGACCATATATTCAATGCCATTCAAtagaaatgataaaaaatatgcatgcataaatttaattttgtgcgTTGATAAAAACAGACCTAAACTTCGTCACAAGTGCAAAGCTTCGCATCAGAcacgaagcttcaaataaaatgaatagcaaatttccGGACTGTCGAATCAAAAATAGCTTAGATTTTATTCGATTAGTCTAAGCTTTTCACAGGCCTAGGAATTAGTGCAAAAATTGATTTGGTTTTTTCTATGgaaatattgcatttttttttaagaagggggggggggggggagtataaCTGATACAggagaaaagtcagggaattctttTTGTAGGGTTTGCTGGTGAGATTGAACAGTGAATACCAGTCACCAGCTATTGAGCCACTCGCGGGAGTTGGTACCACAGTAAAGCATTGTGCTCAAATCGAGGAGGACCAGGGCTCGAAACCCAGTCTATCATTCTGATTTAAGCTAGCTGTGATTTTTCAAAATCATTCCTGACAAATTCTGGGGTGGtttatgaagtgaaacttctttgatgaGGGAGTAACAATTTTTACGAGCGTTATGAAAATtcagatcgcatgaggggaaattgCTAGGTACGTGGTGGATGAACCGGCATAGGAGGTGGCGTGTcgagctatccccactccggaGCCATTGGCACGGTTAGTGATCagtggagcagccttgagcgggctccagtTTTAACCATACAATACTGTAGGCATAGGCTGGTAACAGTGGTAGAAACCCGCCCGCGCCTGAGGCCACCCCGACTTAACAGGAGTAtgtgggcagagggcaacacagtgGGGTTTGAACTTATTGTTCACAGGGCCACGGGCCATCATgacaagaaaatattgttctttcataTATGTATTAATAAGTATTGTTTAACagtgttacacaaaaaaaaacattttcagactaCCTTTAAACACATTCAACATTCGTGGAATACCGTTGAAACCTTTTGACGTCCACTGCAATGTTCTTGCTATTCATTTGAAAGTAGTCAGTGTGCAGTGTGTGGGATGATATTAAGAATGACTGCTTATGATTATTTTCTCAGGCTGCCACCAAAAAGCAAAAATATGAGAAGATTAGTGAAAAGAAAATGTCTACACCCGTTGAAGTTCTTTGCAAGGTAAGTTTAGTTATCAGGGTTTAATGAAATATGTCCCAAATAAAAACATGGCCAAAACTTTTGTTGATTCTTatccattattttaaaaaaattatggtcacCACCTTAAATCACTAAGAAAAGTTGTATTTTATTGAAGTTCGTTTGAATGGGATGTAAGGTACACCTAAAGACTTGTCAATTTCTTTTTCTTTCCTTGGAACTCAATACCTCCAGGTTatcaatattcattttttttttctttggtttgtacatttaatttttttaaggtaattCTGTAAGACTGTAGTTGCATTACAAATTTTATAAGATGACAGAAGtattaaatacataaacattCTATCTTCTCCACATCAGAATAGGAGAGAACGTTGCCATTACTCATTTTTGCAGCATTTGCAACATTCTAGCaatgtaaaataagttatttttttttataaagtataaTAAGATTTTcagtttacataaaaaatttgaatGACTAGTCACAGGAAAGTCCTGAAATAAACAGTAACAGTGCTTTAATTTCCAGCAAACTTTTGAtaacttatttttgttttttgatgcctgACCTGAGTTTTTAGTTGcacattaagtataaatatttggACAATGTTATTAACATTATGTGGAAATTATCCCATAAGGTTTTAGCTTAACAACATAAAAATCAGCACATTCCTGCAAATATTATATCAATTTGTATTGTGTTTAATTATCatggacaagattatatggtgaattgcgaaaTCGAAGttacaccgaaaagcatgtcaaaacactACCTTGCAAGTTAATTCACCATGTAGCagcaaaatgcaagttatatcatggaattagtagcacataaacaaaacataattcaaatcgtaattattatcatcattatttgaatttcaaggaatgtcatttccaGACAAAATATTATACCAAAGTGCATGGAccagaaaaattaattacttttgttttattgtgcatctcttattgaaacactttaaaaccacaaatgctcactaatttatttttatcctgaatgtatctgttttagaccaatttattacaaataattttatggtaaaaatgcagcatataaattttacctctATTTTGGTGCAATAAGTAGTACTaaacaacatttataaaaatgaaaataatagcACCAAAATCTTCTGctgtaaaaacaaaatttgactaaatataaaaccattaaattatgTCTCagttatacatattatatatattatcgacatttagatattaaaaaaagtgaaggaattttttattaaaaggtCCTTAAAAGGTGCCAAAATTGGTTCACTGTGCATTTGTAGACATCTTGTATGAATATTGTTTTCTTTCAAAGACAGTTTCCTCTGGCCCTGGTACAAAGGAATGGTGCATTGTGCAGGGTTTCCCCGCCGAGTTCGCCATGTATCTGAACTACTGCCGAGGACTGCGCTTCGAAGAGGGCCCCGACTACATGTACCTCCGCCAGCTCTTCAGAATCCTGTTCCGCACGCTCAACCACCAGTACGACTACACGTTCGACTGGACGATGCTGAAGCAAAAGGCTGCGTCGTCTGGCACCGGCGCGGTTGGCACGACTGGCGCGGCCGCAGGGATCGCAACTCCTGGTGTGtgagctctcccccccccccccccttcccccttcctttGTTGCACGCTCGCTTCCAAACTGACAGATGTTAACACAACTGCTTGTCTTTGGCTAACTGTTTGCCTGCTGTGGTGTTGAGGAATAAGTACTTGGCCAGTTTTGATTTTGcgttcatgttaaaaaaaaatacagtacaagACAGCCTACTAACCAAGGAGTCTGGCACCAAACCTTTGCTGTAGGAAACGTAGTTAAAGATATTCTtttcttcaattttaattttacaagcCTTATTTGCTGTAAATTTTGTGGCTAAAAGATATGTGTGCAGaactcttaaacaaaaattaaaaataaaagctgAAGCTAAATAGTAGACAACTGAATAATATAATATCACAATGTGTATTTTTCATGAACAGGGTAGCATTCAATTAAATGATAAAAACGAACAGTGCATATTAGAATAGTATTACAATATCTTACAATGTCATATCGAAACACATCAGACTTGTACAACCTAAGTAATCAACTTAGTTGGTTACCAGTAGTATCATCTGCACCTAAAAGAAACCTAAATATTCGCTATGCAGCAGTACCTAACACACCCATGAAGAGCTTACATTGATAAATTTCTGTATACTCGATAGCACACTAATTAGCATCTCCATCACTCAAGGACTCTGCATTGAAGAGTCCACTTGGTTTGAAATTTGGTCTTGAGGCAACTTgcaaaaacatttatgtacaaaaCTATTTGGTACTTGATAACTAGAGACaaaattttgtagttttatttttaatgaaatttttttaaacgggatattttggtgttattaattattttttggggggggggagggggaaattatGTTTTTTCATAAATATAGCATATCACAAGTATGGCACATAATTGTTTcttgatacttatttcaccaaaactgcaatttttatttatacatgatgctcttttacaaaataataattagtaatacATATATCTAGGACAGAATTACTCATACCAATAAATTGACAAGAATTTGTTCACTTGAAAAAGTACATATGTCGTAGTGTtaaaattagttactaataacggttgaaagattttaaaaaaaaagtaaaatttattgtttCCAATCTCTTTAGTGCATTCACTTTGGTACAAATTTTacgctaaataaattacatttagtgaaattaatatattaaagatTACTTTATGTGATTTAGTTAAGTTTTTTTCTGAAAAGCATACTCaaagtttaaaacttttttttatgtatgcaagTATATTATATCAACTTATTTTcagatttattgattttttttcgacTGGACCCTTGCAGTCATCTGTATTTtatgttgttgttttttattgTGGTAGTTTTGTGTCATCTCCACTTTTGTTGCTATTTTTCATTGTTGGAATTATAgcagtgtttgtgtgtgtgtttgtgtgtgtgtgtgtgtgtttgtttgttgtaAGTAATGCAGTGAAATCTCATGAATAAAAACACTTGTCAATACACacactcattaatacaaaaaattttcactGTCCTCAGAAATTACATGAGTTATAgtgttaagtaatttgtttagtacaaaaaaaattgtcattttgtaaTACAAAGGTTTTTGAATTAagggtaaaaaaatatgtatagtaaAGTATAGGTTAACACAAATATCATggactaatgtaaaaaaaataaagtttcaacTGAAATAATACTGATGCTGAAGTTTGAGAAAAAAAGCTTTGTAATGTTATTCTTACAAAATTATGGTAGTatcttttttttaagataatttctagacattttaattttaaaatcccttataaaaatataaaattgttgcaagttttaactttttttgaatttcatttataaataatgtaaaaatagtaaattttgtaatagtttggttaatacaaaacctggttattgcaaagtgacaaaattatggtccctttaAGGTTTTTATcattgaggtttgactgtagacgGTTGTGAAGTCGCCATATGTGTTTGTTTCATTGACGTTTGTCTTGCAGGTACTATTAATAAGAGT is from Bacillus rossius redtenbacheri isolate Brsri chromosome 15, Brsri_v3, whole genome shotgun sequence and encodes:
- the LOC134539320 gene encoding casein kinase I isoform X3, which gives rise to MATSISSSKAEFIVGGKYRLVRKIGSGSFGDIYLGINITNGEEVAVKLESIRARHPQLLYESKLYKILHGGVGIPHIRWYGQEREYNVLVMDLLGPSLEDLFNFCSRRFTIKTVLMLADQMIGRIEYVHCKSFIHRDIKPDNFLMGIGRHCNKLFLIDFGLAKKFRDTRTRQHIVYREDKNLTGTARYASINAHLGIEQSRRDDMESLGYVLMYFNRGSLPWQGLKAATKKQKYEKISEKKMSTPVEVLCKGFPAEFAMYLNYCRGLRFEEGPDYMYLRQLFRILFRTLNHQYDYTFDWTMLKQKAASSGTGAVGTTGAAAGIATPGGR
- the LOC134539320 gene encoding casein kinase I isoform X1 — encoded protein: MATSISSSKAEFIVGGKYRLVRKIGSGSFGDIYLGINITNGEEVAVKLESIRARHPQLLYESKLYKILHGGVGIPHIRWYGQEREYNVLVMDLLGPSLEDLFNFCSRRFTIKTVLMLADQMIGRIEYVHCKSFIHRDIKPDNFLMGIGRHCNKLFLIDFGLAKKFRDTRTRQHIVYREDKNLTGTARYASINAHLGIEQSRRDDMESLGYVLMYFNRGSLPWQGLKAATKKQKYEKISEKKMSTPVEVLCKGFPAEFAMYLNYCRGLRFEEGPDYMYLRQLFRILFRTLNHQYDYTFDWTMLKQKAASSGTGAVGTTGAAAGIATPGTINKSISRIKVGGNSNWQFRDSTKL
- the LOC134539320 gene encoding casein kinase I isoform X2 yields the protein MATSISSSKAEFIVGGKYRLVRKIGSGSFGDIYLGINITNGEEVAVKLESIRARHPQLLYESKLYKILHGGVGIPHIRWYGQEREYNVLVMDLLGPSLEDLFNFCSRRFTIKTVLMLADQMIGRIEYVHCKSFIHRDIKPDNFLMGIGRHCNKLFLIDFGLAKKFRDTRTRQHIVYREDKNLTGTARYASINAHLGIEQSRRDDMESLGYVLMYFNRGSLPWQGLKAATKKQKYEKISEKKMSTPVEVLCKGFPAEFAMYLNYCRGLRFEEGPDYMYLRQLFRILFRTLNHQYDYTFDWTMLKQKAASSGTGAVGTTGAAAGIATPGLRNLQNTSPK